Proteins encoded within one genomic window of Besnoitia besnoiti strain Bb-Ger1 chromosome II, whole genome shotgun sequence:
- a CDS encoding SAG-related sequence (encoded by transcript BESB_035010) gives MAGLGRFRGGLKSKTRKLMAFCAGGILFVASTKTFADALDEGPLPQSSPADSTQYPTNLVSCSLTGDEEQDTLVRRTVALSEGQLSTTFQCGKADRAVPELLTEVCKPSKEGTIDACDEKPTSLTDILQTTTTVAWVKMETPTEGKGETRTLNLTKQDLPFTDKSFAVGCKTTSQPTVACQVDVTVKARASSVDKNVVTCAYGAESNPRALEAEMTEENNTLTIKCGKDGNIKPATEGGHYCEDEKLSQCEKSYKDILPSFDSSWWTKEGDAPATETLTLTIPKEEFPAEEQKFYVGCSPGEGDKTIPVSRSQEANGNVIPASRGLTDCKVLVTVKAESSVSPSRSMIQAASAASGVAATLAYLAASCF, from the coding sequence ATGGCGGGACTGGGCCGGTTTCGAGGAGGGCTCAAGTCGAAGACCCGTAAATTGATGGCCTTCTGCGCAGGTGGAATTCTATTCGTGGCCAGTACCAAAACATTCGCCGATGCGCTCGATGAAGGACCGCTGCCTCAGAGTTCGCCAGCCGACTCGACGCAGTATCCCACGAACCTAGTGTCTTGTTCGTTAACAGGGGACGAGGAGCAAGACACTCTCGTGCGTCGCACAGTCGCCCTGTCCGAGGGTCAACTCTCGACCACTTTCCAATGCGGAAAAGCCGACAGAGCCGTGCCAGAGCTGCTCACTGAGGTGTGCAAGCCATCGAAAGAAGGTACCATAGATGCGTGCGACGAGAAGCCCACGAGCCTGACAGATATTCTCCAGACCACCACTACTGTGGCGTGGGTGAAGATGGAAACCCCAACCGAGGGAAAAGGAGAAACGAGGACACTCAATTTAACAAAACAAGACCTGCCCTTCACCGATAAATCGTTCGCCGTTGGCTGCAAGACGACATCGCAACCAACGGTCGCATGCCAGGTCGACGTCACTGTGAAGGCCAGAGCATCCTCCGTTGACAAAAACGTCGTCACATGTGCCTACGGCGCCGAGAGCAACCCTCGAGCCCTGGAAGCGGAGATGACAGAAGAGAACAACACACTCACCATTAAGTGTGGAAAAGATGGAAATATCAAGCCGGCGACTGAAGGGGGTCACTACTGCGAGGACGAGAAGCTCTCGCAGTGTGAGAAGAGCTACAAGGATATTTTGCCCAGTTTCGACAGCTCGTGGTGGACAAAGGAGGGAGATGCACCCGCGACTGAGACGTTGACGCTGACGATTCCGAAGGAGGAATTTCCGGCTGAGGAGCAGAAGTTTTATGTCGGCTGCTCTCCGGGTGAAGGGGACAAAACTATTCCGGTCTCTCGTTCGCAAGAGGCCAATGGAAACGTCATTCCTGCTTCAAGAGGCCTCACAGATTGCAAGGTGCTGGTGACGGTGAAGGCCGAGAGCTCTGTTAGCCCCTCTCGATCAATGATCcaggcggcctctgcggcatcTGGCGTGGCAGCGACATTGGCTTATCTTGCCGCGAGTTGTTTTTGA